Proteins encoded in a region of the Leifsonia sp. PS1209 genome:
- a CDS encoding trypsin-like peptidase domain-containing protein, which yields MTDTPITPEPAKAQHDADTESVVDAAAETPTAAENQAPAAPAESAETAAPAAPAAPAAPAAGTPAWEAPAAAETAPAAPAAPAAEQPTGAQPTAQQPTAPVAPAAHTTQPTQPVPPQPYGQQPTAQQPTAQQPNYGNGAFGQPAYQGVPQQPYAPHTQQGPYATAPGVAAADKPAKKRNTGMIIATLAIGALIGGVAGAGAGVGIYAATSSNNATIKTVSGPQNITVNDANNATTVTAVAAKASPSVVTISVTGSSEGGTGSGIVLTSDGYVLTNTHVVTLDGQASNVTVSVQDNDGKIYTAKIVGTDPTTDLAVIKLDGASGMTPMKFADSSKLNVGDTAVAIGAPLGLSGTVTDGIVSALNRSISIASSAAPKSGDDSSGGSGGDNNGNPWNFDFPGQGGSGQQQQQQQQATATISLPVIQTDAAINPGNSGGALLNSKGELIGVNVAIASASGSSSSGSQSGSIGVGFAIPANLAERVSQEIIKNGSATHGLLGASVTDSSSDAKAKNVGAIIKEVTSGGAAASAGLKAGDEVVNFNGLPITSATDLTAQVRALAAGAKADVTYIRDGQTKTTTVTLGSLPAS from the coding sequence ATGACTGACACCCCGATCACTCCGGAGCCCGCGAAGGCCCAGCACGACGCCGACACCGAGTCGGTCGTGGACGCTGCAGCCGAGACTCCCACCGCAGCAGAGAACCAGGCGCCGGCCGCGCCCGCCGAGTCGGCGGAGACCGCAGCACCGGCAGCCCCCGCGGCGCCCGCCGCCCCCGCCGCTGGCACGCCCGCTTGGGAGGCGCCCGCCGCCGCCGAGACGGCACCCGCAGCACCGGCCGCGCCCGCCGCTGAGCAGCCGACGGGTGCTCAGCCCACCGCGCAGCAGCCGACGGCTCCCGTCGCACCGGCGGCGCACACCACGCAGCCGACGCAGCCCGTCCCGCCGCAGCCGTACGGCCAGCAGCCGACCGCGCAGCAGCCGACGGCGCAGCAGCCCAACTACGGCAACGGCGCGTTCGGCCAGCCCGCATACCAGGGCGTGCCGCAGCAGCCGTACGCCCCGCACACCCAGCAGGGCCCGTACGCCACGGCCCCCGGCGTCGCGGCCGCAGACAAGCCGGCCAAGAAGCGCAACACCGGCATGATCATCGCCACCCTCGCGATCGGCGCCCTCATCGGCGGCGTCGCCGGAGCGGGAGCCGGTGTCGGCATCTACGCGGCCACCAGCTCCAACAACGCCACGATCAAGACCGTCTCGGGTCCGCAGAACATCACGGTCAACGACGCGAACAACGCCACGACGGTCACCGCCGTCGCCGCGAAGGCGTCCCCGAGCGTGGTCACCATCTCGGTGACCGGGTCGAGCGAGGGAGGCACGGGCTCCGGCATCGTCCTCACCTCCGACGGCTACGTCCTCACCAACACGCACGTCGTGACCCTCGACGGCCAGGCATCCAACGTGACCGTCAGCGTCCAGGACAACGACGGCAAGATCTACACGGCCAAGATCGTCGGCACGGACCCGACGACCGACCTCGCCGTGATCAAGCTGGACGGCGCATCCGGGATGACCCCGATGAAGTTCGCCGACTCCAGCAAGCTGAACGTCGGGGACACCGCCGTGGCCATCGGCGCGCCGCTCGGCCTGTCCGGCACCGTCACCGACGGCATCGTCAGCGCCCTCAACCGCAGCATCAGCATCGCGTCGTCCGCCGCCCCCAAGTCGGGAGACGACTCGTCCGGCGGCAGCGGGGGAGACAACAACGGCAACCCGTGGAACTTCGACTTCCCCGGCCAGGGCGGCTCCGGCCAGCAGCAGCAACAGCAGCAGCAGGCGACCGCGACCATCTCGCTGCCGGTCATCCAGACCGACGCCGCGATCAACCCCGGCAACTCGGGCGGTGCCCTGCTGAACAGCAAGGGCGAGCTGATCGGCGTCAACGTCGCCATCGCCAGCGCGAGCGGTTCGTCGTCGAGCGGCAGCCAGTCGGGCAGCATCGGCGTCGGCTTCGCCATCCCGGCGAACCTCGCGGAGCGCGTCTCGCAGGAGATCATCAAGAACGGCTCGGCGACGCACGGCCTGCTCGGCGCATCCGTCACCGACTCGTCCTCCGACGCCAAGGCGAAGAACGTCGGCGCCATCATCAAGGAGGTCACCTCCGGAGGAGCGGCAGCCTCTGCCGGGCTGAAGGCGGGCGACGAGGTCGTGAACTTCAACGGCCTGCCGATCACGAGCGCCACCGACCTCACCGCTCAGGTCCGCGCCCTCGCGGCCGGTGCCAAGGCGGACGTGACGTACATCCGCGACGGCCAGACCAAGACGACCACCGTCACGCTGGGTTCCCTCCCGGCGAGCTGA
- a CDS encoding pyridoxal phosphate-dependent aminotransferase: MTVPGAWRRAASGAGLLGADGTIASTVFAEMSALAVRTGAINLGQGFPDEDGPAEVLDVAVSAIRDGRNQYPPGIGIPELRLAIAEHQQRFYGLTVDPDREVLVTAGATEAIAATLLALLQPGDEVVTFEPFYDAYGGLIGLADGRHRTVPLRLPDFQPDLDELRDAVTDRTRIILVNTPHNPTGTVLGAEVLRTIVELAHEHDAIIVTDEVYEHLTFGLPHVPIATLPGARERTVTISSGGKTFNTTGWKIGWLTAPAELVTAILAVKQFLTYVNGAPFQPAIAAGLRLGDDYFTGIAETLRSKKDLLSAGLREAGFGVANSDGTYFVVADAAPLGFDDAVRFCRELPHLAGVVAVPLSAFCTDEYRARTASLVRFAFCKRTEVLERAAAQLAGLRR; the protein is encoded by the coding sequence ATGACGGTGCCAGGCGCGTGGAGACGGGCGGCGAGCGGCGCCGGGCTGCTCGGGGCGGACGGGACGATCGCCTCGACGGTGTTCGCCGAGATGAGCGCGCTCGCCGTGCGCACCGGCGCGATCAACCTCGGCCAGGGCTTCCCGGACGAGGACGGGCCCGCCGAGGTCCTCGACGTGGCCGTCTCCGCCATCCGGGACGGCAGGAACCAGTACCCGCCGGGCATCGGCATCCCCGAGCTGCGGCTCGCCATCGCCGAGCACCAGCAGCGCTTCTACGGCCTCACCGTCGACCCGGACCGCGAGGTGCTCGTGACAGCTGGGGCGACGGAGGCCATCGCCGCCACCCTGCTCGCCCTCCTGCAGCCGGGCGACGAGGTCGTCACCTTCGAGCCGTTCTACGACGCATACGGCGGCCTCATCGGCCTCGCGGACGGCAGGCACCGCACGGTGCCGCTGCGGCTGCCCGACTTCCAGCCCGACCTCGACGAGCTGCGGGATGCGGTCACCGACCGCACCAGGATCATCCTCGTGAACACGCCGCACAACCCGACGGGCACCGTGCTCGGCGCCGAGGTGCTGCGCACGATCGTCGAGCTGGCGCACGAGCACGACGCCATCATTGTCACCGACGAGGTGTACGAGCACCTCACCTTCGGTCTCCCCCACGTCCCCATCGCCACGCTGCCGGGTGCACGAGAGCGCACGGTGACGATCTCGTCGGGAGGGAAGACGTTCAACACCACGGGCTGGAAGATCGGCTGGCTCACCGCCCCGGCCGAGCTCGTCACCGCGATCCTCGCCGTGAAGCAGTTCCTCACCTACGTGAACGGCGCACCCTTCCAGCCGGCCATCGCGGCCGGGCTCCGGCTGGGCGACGACTACTTCACCGGCATCGCAGAGACCCTCCGGAGCAAGAAGGACCTGCTGTCGGCCGGCCTGCGCGAGGCCGGCTTCGGTGTCGCGAACTCCGACGGAACGTATTTCGTGGTGGCGGACGCCGCCCCGCTCGGCTTCGACGACGCCGTGCGGTTCTGCCGCGAACTGCCGCACCTCGCCGGGGTGGTGGCCGTGCCGCTGTCCGCGTTCTGCACGGACGAGTACCGGGCGCGGACCGCATCCCTCGTCCGGTTCGCGTTCTGCAAGCGCACCGAGGTGCTCGAGCGGGCGGCCGCCCAGCTCGCCGGGCTGCGACGCTGA
- a CDS encoding CDP-alcohol phosphatidyltransferase family protein, which translates to MSAPGAGAHGARPTSIAELRAVAQPPEVRGRRNAEHWTASLYLRNLSPYLTWFLLKTSISANGVTGLMILTGWATAASLLIPGIGGAALALILGQLQMLVDCCDGEVARWRNTSSPAGIFLDNVGHYSTETLIAIALGIRAAGYPFEAPADYLWTNLGTLLALIIVLNKALNDMVRVARANAGLGKLADTQAAYAPTHGVIARLRRAARFVPFHRLYHSVELTIMIFVFSIVGLFIGDQLANRILLSVLVPLALLALIGHFVAIMSSKRVRG; encoded by the coding sequence ATGTCAGCCCCAGGAGCCGGCGCGCACGGAGCGCGCCCGACCTCGATCGCCGAACTGCGCGCCGTCGCGCAGCCGCCCGAGGTGCGCGGCCGACGCAACGCCGAGCACTGGACGGCGTCGCTCTACCTGCGCAACCTGTCTCCCTACCTCACCTGGTTCCTGCTCAAGACCTCGATCTCGGCCAACGGCGTCACCGGGCTGATGATCCTCACCGGATGGGCGACGGCCGCGAGCCTGCTCATCCCCGGCATCGGCGGTGCGGCGCTCGCGCTCATCCTCGGTCAGCTGCAGATGCTCGTGGACTGCTGCGACGGCGAGGTGGCGCGCTGGCGCAACACGTCGTCTCCCGCGGGGATCTTCCTCGACAACGTCGGGCACTACTCCACGGAGACGCTGATCGCCATCGCGCTCGGCATCCGCGCCGCCGGATACCCGTTCGAAGCTCCGGCCGATTACCTGTGGACCAACCTGGGCACGCTCCTCGCCCTCATCATCGTGCTCAACAAGGCGCTCAACGACATGGTGCGCGTCGCCAGGGCGAACGCCGGGCTCGGCAAGCTGGCCGACACGCAGGCGGCGTATGCGCCCACCCACGGCGTGATCGCCCGTCTGCGCCGTGCCGCCCGCTTCGTCCCGTTCCACCGCCTGTACCACTCGGTGGAGCTGACGATCATGATCTTCGTGTTCTCGATCGTCGGGCTGTTCATCGGCGACCAGCTGGCGAACCGCATCCTGCTGTCGGTGCTGGTGCCGCTCGCGCTGCTGGCGCTGATCGGGCACTTCGTGGCCATCATGTCGTCGAAGCGCGTCCGTGGCTGA
- a CDS encoding glycosyltransferase family 2 protein: MPDNTVHTLPGVSYVMPVLNEVTHVRAAVDSLLAQDYAGPFEVTVALGPSMDGTTELVEELAAIDNRIHIVENVVGSTPAGLNLAIRQSHYPVVIRVDAHSVLPPDYARIAVETILETGADNVGGLMDAQGTTPFERAVARAYGSRIGLGGTKLHVGGEAGPAETVYLGVFQRDRLLEVGMFDEDIKRGQDWELNRRLRSTGGTVWFTPRLKVTYRPRPNLYRLARQFVSTGVWRGELARRFPAANGLRYFAPPLMVVAVAIGLLLGVAGIVQAIVGAAPWLLIGFAIPAFYVLIVLVSALVWGRSLLAGPDGGFRSFLWFLVVLPCIHFCWGSGFILGYLSLTRNITAHTGR, encoded by the coding sequence ATGCCGGACAACACTGTGCACACCCTTCCCGGTGTCTCGTACGTGATGCCCGTTCTGAACGAAGTCACTCACGTGCGGGCGGCCGTCGACAGCCTCCTCGCGCAGGACTACGCAGGACCGTTCGAGGTGACCGTCGCCCTCGGCCCGAGCATGGACGGCACCACGGAGCTCGTCGAGGAGCTCGCAGCGATCGACAACCGCATCCACATCGTCGAGAACGTCGTCGGCTCCACGCCGGCCGGGCTCAACCTGGCCATCCGGCAGTCGCACTACCCGGTGGTCATCCGGGTGGATGCGCACTCGGTGCTTCCCCCCGACTACGCCCGCATCGCGGTCGAGACCATCCTGGAGACGGGCGCCGACAACGTCGGCGGGCTGATGGATGCGCAGGGCACCACCCCGTTCGAGCGCGCCGTCGCGCGCGCATACGGCAGCCGCATCGGCCTGGGCGGCACCAAGCTGCACGTCGGAGGCGAGGCAGGACCGGCGGAGACCGTCTACCTCGGCGTCTTCCAGCGCGACCGGCTGCTCGAAGTCGGCATGTTCGACGAAGACATCAAGCGCGGGCAGGACTGGGAGCTCAACCGCCGCCTGCGCTCCACCGGTGGGACGGTGTGGTTCACCCCGCGCCTCAAGGTCACATACCGTCCGCGCCCCAACCTGTACCGGCTGGCCCGTCAGTTCGTCTCCACCGGTGTGTGGCGCGGAGAGCTGGCGCGCCGCTTCCCCGCCGCGAACGGGCTGCGCTACTTCGCGCCGCCGCTGATGGTGGTCGCCGTGGCCATCGGGCTGCTCCTCGGCGTCGCCGGCATCGTGCAGGCCATCGTCGGGGCTGCACCGTGGCTGCTCATCGGTTTCGCGATCCCCGCGTTCTACGTGCTCATCGTGCTCGTCTCCGCGCTGGTCTGGGGACGCTCTCTGCTCGCAGGGCCGGACGGCGGCTTTCGTTCGTTCTTGTGGTTTCTCGTAGTCTTGCCGTGCATCCATTTCTGCTGGGGGAGCGGGTTCATCCTCGGATACCTGTCGCTCACCCGGAACATCACTGCCCACACGGGAAGGTAG